From the Penicillium oxalicum strain HP7-1 chromosome V, whole genome shotgun sequence genome, one window contains:
- a CDS encoding Protein bfr2 codes for MAPEKARSARSLADQLADLEDPTPKDFDPEDIDRDVDSSGDEGPTKASDMNAGREHYQSVGKGKLRKSEPADLGEQYAGARVSRDQLDADSDDDPFAARPDDEVSSATDEDDDSASESNVSGEDSQSDDEDDFGAAGESSDSELDGDEEEELSDGEEDDEEDDEFSDEEDSDADSKGRKLAKSQKNGGERSTSSHDDRDELRRLMASDQKTIAATISQAAKADAAKGKAVKEQRSTFDALLNSRIKLQKGMGAINQMVGVAVVTEEANGTEDAGKTNSEAIKSAEDAALALWSTLEGLRIALADAHSKDGAKKRKRADPVSNSTPSQSLWERMSSLEAESLLHRRAVLDKWSSKVRGPAASLPNARGKLMGSASGTQTITTVLDAHVATEIGDRASKRARRGTVSTGNATDETPDTVYDDTVFYQSLLRDLVEQRMASEAMTGGLDTLQQLPSRLPIHPITGMRNDKNRKEVDTRASKGRKMRFNVHEKLQNFMAPEDRGSWTVRARDEFFASLLGKSASGLLGEGDEDASDVESDEDREEGGLRLFRG; via the exons ATGGCTCCCGAAAAGGCGCGTTCAGCGCGGTCACTCGCAGATCAGCTAGCTGATCTTGAAGATCCTACACCGAAGG ACTTTGATCCCGAGGACATTGACCGTGATGTGGACTCAAGTGGTGATGAAGGGCCAACAAAGGCCTCGGACATGAACGCAGGCAGGGAACACTATCAATCAGTTGG AAAAGGAAAGCTCCGAAAATCTGAACCCGCCGACCTGGGAGAGCAATACGCCGGCGCTCGTGTCAGCAGAGATCAATTGGATGCAGACAGTGACGATGACCCGTTTGCCGCACGTCCTGACGACGAGGTATCATCCGCGAccgacgaagacgacgatTCTGCGTCTGAATCCAACGTCAGTGGGGAGGACTCGCAAagcgacgacgaggacgatttTGGTGCGGCTGGGGAATCGAGTGACTCTGAGCTTGATGgcgacgaagaggaggagcttTCAGAcggcgaagaggatgatgaagaggatgatgagtTCAGTGATGAGGAGGACTCAGATGCCGATTCCAAGGGCCGCAAGTTGGCCAAATCTCAGAAAAACGGGGGAGAGCGGTCAACTAGCTCTCACGATGATCGCGATGAGCTGCGACGACTCATGGCATCTGACCAGAAGACGATTGCCGCGACTATCTCTCAGGCCGCCAAAGCAGATGCCGCAAAGGGAAAGGCCGTTAAGGAGCAACGTTCGACATTTGATGCACTCCTCAACTCGAGGATAAAGCTCCAGAAAGGCATGGGTGCTATCAATCAGATGGTCGGTGTGGCGGTGGTGACGGAAGAGGCAAATGGAACCGAGGATGCGGGCAAAACAAACTCAGAGGCTATCAAGTCCGCCGAGGACGCTGCACTTGCTCTGTGGTCTACGTTGGAAGGTTTGCGCATTGCGCTTGCGGATGCTCACAGCAAAGACGGAGCCAAGAAGCGTAAGCGTGCAGACCCCGTTTCAAATTCTACTCCGTCTCAATCTCTCTGGGAGCGCATGTCTAGCCTCGAGGCCGAGTCCTTACTTCATCGTCGAGCTGTGCTGGACAAATGGTCCTCCAAGGTCCGTGGCCCTGCCGCTTCCCTTCCGAATGCTCGTGGCAAATTGATGGGGTCGGCTTCCGGCACTCAAACAATCACCACCGTCCTCGACGCCCATGTAGCGACCGAGATAGGCGACCGGGCCAGCAAGCGCGCCCGCCGAGGCACCGTCTCTACTGGTAATGCTACAGATGAGACCCCCGACACTGTCTATGACGACACCGTATTCTACCAATCCCTGCTACGCGACCTTGTCGAGCAACGCATGGCTTCCGAAGCTATGACTGGCGGTCTCGACACTCTTCAACAGCTGCCTTCGCGTCTGCCAATTCATCCCATCACTGGCATGCGCAACGACAAAAATCGCAAGGAAGTTGATACACGAGCCTCTAAGGGCCGCAAGATGCGATTCAATGTCCACGAAAAGCTACAAAACTTCATGGCCCCCGAAGATCGTGGTTCGTGGACCGTTCGTGCTCGAGATGAATTCTTTGCCTCTTTGCTTGGGAAGTCAGCAAGTGGTCTGTTGGGCGAAGGTGACGAGGATGCCAGTGATGTGGAGTCCGATGAAGATCGGGAGGAAGGTGGATTGCGTCTCTTCCGCGGATGA